From a region of the Microbacterium sp. nov. GSS16 genome:
- a CDS encoding MFS transporter, translated as MSGLTRRQAERRYVLLTALRWLPAGITFGMIVLLPLERGLGLAEIGVLMSLQGFVVLGLELPTGGLADAIGRRPLLLAGAALAVASTWVFLMAETFAVFAFALVLQGVFRALDSGPLEAWFVDAALADDPHAELDAPLGRAAAALGTTIALGAALGGALVAWHPVPGQSALVLPYIVSAAVYAIFGVLVGILVREPHRERVSLVFAVRETPLAMRGGLRLLRGSGVLRGLVLVEVFWSMAMIGFESLAPVRLTEQLGSESAAAAVFGPASAVAWGLFAIGSSSVALVRRRLGPAGAAMVMRILNGAVVVLMGIAAGPAGLLIGYGLAYLTHGAAGPLHNALLHRQSGADTRAMVLSVNSMIAGGAYSLGLLVLMPLAQTTSTLIAVVVAGGFSMLGAIGYLPALREQRRASG; from the coding sequence GTGAGCGGGTTGACCCGCAGGCAGGCCGAGCGGCGGTACGTGCTGCTGACCGCCCTGCGCTGGCTGCCCGCTGGCATCACCTTCGGGATGATCGTGCTGCTGCCGCTCGAGCGAGGACTCGGCCTCGCCGAGATCGGCGTGCTGATGTCGCTGCAGGGCTTCGTCGTGCTCGGACTCGAACTGCCGACCGGTGGCCTCGCCGACGCGATAGGGCGCCGCCCGCTGCTGCTCGCCGGCGCGGCTCTCGCGGTCGCATCGACGTGGGTATTCCTGATGGCCGAGACGTTCGCCGTCTTCGCGTTCGCTCTCGTGCTGCAGGGCGTGTTCCGTGCTCTGGATTCGGGCCCGCTCGAGGCCTGGTTCGTCGACGCGGCTCTCGCCGACGATCCGCACGCCGAGCTCGACGCGCCCCTGGGGCGTGCGGCGGCGGCGCTCGGCACGACGATCGCCCTGGGCGCGGCCCTCGGCGGGGCGCTCGTCGCCTGGCATCCCGTGCCGGGACAGTCAGCCCTCGTGCTGCCCTACATAGTCTCGGCGGCCGTCTACGCCATCTTCGGCGTGCTCGTCGGGATCCTCGTGCGCGAACCGCATCGCGAACGCGTCTCGCTCGTCTTCGCCGTACGAGAGACGCCGCTGGCGATGCGCGGCGGGCTGCGGCTGCTGCGCGGATCGGGCGTGCTGCGTGGCCTGGTGCTCGTCGAGGTGTTCTGGAGCATGGCGATGATCGGGTTCGAGTCGCTGGCGCCGGTGCGGCTCACCGAGCAGCTGGGCTCCGAGAGCGCCGCGGCCGCGGTATTCGGGCCGGCATCGGCGGTGGCCTGGGGCCTGTTCGCGATCGGTTCGTCATCGGTCGCCCTCGTGCGCCGCAGGCTGGGACCGGCGGGCGCGGCCATGGTGATGCGCATCCTCAACGGGGCCGTCGTCGTGCTGATGGGCATCGCCGCGGGGCCCGCGGGCCTGCTCATCGGATACGGCCTCGCCTACCTCACCCACGGTGCGGCGGGGCCCCTGCACAATGCGCTGCTGCACAGACAGAGCGGTGCCGACACGCGCGCGATGGTGCTCTCGGTCAACTCCATGATCGCGGGAGGTGCCTACAGCTTGGGACTGCTCGTTCTCATGCCGCTCGCTCAGACGACGAGCACGCTCATCGCGGTCGTCGTCGCCGGCGGGTTCAGCATGCTCGGCGCGATCGGGTACCTGCCGGCTCTGCGCGAGCAGCGCCGCGCCTCCGGCTGA
- a CDS encoding PLDc N-terminal domain-containing protein encodes MPFLFTLITIALMVFALVDIIRRDDSQVRFMPKFVWLLLVVLLPLLGSVLWFALGREYPEGGIRLGRPARRDAAPAAPVATAPPADMRSTEQQIADLDREIEEWRLRQEIEKRKKDRGDSVSED; translated from the coding sequence ATGCCGTTCCTGTTCACCCTGATCACCATCGCGCTGATGGTGTTCGCGCTCGTCGACATCATCCGTCGCGACGACAGCCAGGTGCGGTTCATGCCGAAGTTCGTCTGGCTGCTGCTCGTCGTGCTGCTGCCGCTGTTGGGGAGTGTGCTCTGGTTCGCGCTGGGGCGGGAGTACCCCGAGGGCGGCATCCGGCTCGGGCGGCCTGCGCGCCGTGACGCAGCGCCTGCGGCCCCGGTTGCGACGGCGCCACCTGCCGACATGCGCTCGACCGAGCAGCAGATCGCGGACCTCGATCGGGAGATCGAGGAATGGCGGCTGCGGCAGGAGATCGAGAAGCGCAAGAAGGATCGCGGCGACAGCGTCAGCGAGGACTGA
- a CDS encoding MarR family winged helix-turn-helix transcriptional regulator, whose protein sequence is MTTRREGATSRGRAMMDPRVIDPGEQLVSFKGMGDADIDQVVRVLAALRAWRETEQRISWQSRTEMKLNETDMEALRFLVASLNNGVVVTAGMLADHLRISTSSTTKMLDRLARAGHISRTPHPTDRRAVMVSITPHTHEQVRDSIGRVHADRFTAVAELAPAERDVVARFLERLARGEESSR, encoded by the coding sequence ATGACCACACGCAGGGAGGGTGCAACCTCTCGCGGGCGCGCGATGATGGATCCTCGCGTGATCGACCCCGGCGAGCAGCTGGTCAGCTTCAAGGGCATGGGTGACGCCGACATCGACCAGGTCGTCCGCGTGCTGGCCGCCCTTCGCGCCTGGCGCGAGACCGAGCAGCGCATCAGCTGGCAGTCGCGCACCGAGATGAAGCTCAACGAGACCGACATGGAGGCGCTGCGCTTCCTCGTCGCTTCGCTGAACAACGGCGTCGTCGTCACCGCCGGCATGCTCGCCGACCACCTGCGCATCTCGACGAGCTCGACGACGAAGATGCTCGATCGACTCGCCCGGGCCGGTCATATCTCCCGCACCCCGCATCCCACCGATCGTCGCGCGGTGATGGTGAGCATCACCCCGCACACGCACGAGCAGGTGCGCGACAGCATCGGGCGAGTGCACGCGGATCGCTTCACCGCCGTCGCCGAGCTGGCGCCCGCCGAGCGCGACGTCGTCGCCCGCTTCCTCGAGCGGCTCGCTCGAGGAGAAGAGAGCAGCCGCTGA
- a CDS encoding NYN domain-containing protein, which yields MAETTGRVAVYLDFDNIVISWYDRVHGRNAYGKDRQRITDDPNDAEVAERLKQATIEVGAIIDYASSFGTLVLTRAYADWSSPVNAEYRSQLVARAVDLVQLFPAAAYAKNGADIRLAVDAVEDMFRLPDLTHVVIVAGDSDYVPLAQRCKRLGRYVIGVGVAGSTAKSLAAACDEFESYDSLPGVVRPAAEAAAATTAKGKAEPKSTAKTRRTRTAAPKQDDQAEATALLVRALRLGHDKADADEWLHASAVKTQMRRMDPSFSEKALGYRSFNDFLRSRDDVAALEESGHERLVRLQES from the coding sequence ATGGCAGAGACCACCGGCCGCGTGGCGGTCTACCTCGACTTCGACAACATCGTCATCTCCTGGTACGACCGGGTTCACGGCCGCAACGCCTACGGCAAGGACCGCCAGCGCATCACCGACGACCCGAACGACGCCGAGGTCGCCGAGCGCCTCAAGCAGGCGACGATCGAGGTCGGCGCGATCATCGACTACGCCTCGTCTTTCGGCACCCTCGTGCTCACCAGGGCGTACGCCGACTGGTCGTCTCCGGTGAATGCCGAGTACCGTTCGCAGCTGGTCGCCCGCGCGGTCGACCTCGTGCAGCTGTTTCCCGCTGCGGCCTATGCGAAGAACGGCGCCGACATCCGACTGGCGGTCGACGCCGTCGAAGACATGTTCCGCCTGCCCGACCTCACGCACGTGGTGATCGTCGCCGGAGACAGCGACTACGTGCCGCTGGCGCAGCGCTGCAAGCGCCTGGGCCGGTACGTGATCGGCGTGGGAGTGGCGGGATCGACGGCGAAGTCGCTCGCCGCCGCATGCGACGAGTTCGAGTCGTACGATTCGCTTCCCGGCGTCGTGCGCCCGGCTGCCGAAGCCGCGGCCGCGACGACCGCGAAGGGCAAGGCCGAACCGAAGAGCACCGCCAAGACGCGCCGCACGCGCACCGCGGCGCCCAAGCAGGACGACCAGGCCGAAGCGACCGCGCTGCTCGTACGAGCACTGCGGCTCGGGCATGATAAGGCCGACGCCGACGAATGGCTGCACGCGTCCGCGGTGAAGACGCAGATGCGCAGAATGGACCCCTCGTTCAGCGAGAAGGCGCTCGGCTACCGGTCGTTCAACGACTTCCTGCGCTCGCGGGATGACGTGGCCGCACTCGAGGAGAGCGGACACGAACGTCTGGTCCGTCTGCAGGAGAGCTGA
- a CDS encoding winged helix-turn-helix domain-containing protein, translating to MSDDHLRGVRLDEQQIRVLAHPLRARIPGLLRTHGPATATDLARLLDTNSGATSYHLRQLAAVGLVRDTGEGVGRRREWQATSGFHSWAPSDFDDRPDAAAAANWLQRAYLRDFVERAERWEEDAAGWSPEWRDHLGLSDTVVEVTPPQADAMLTELAEVFERYRAVGAGDPDAVRLHVTTHAAPLGRAAPHAPSDGTART from the coding sequence ATGAGCGACGATCACCTGCGCGGCGTCCGCCTCGACGAGCAGCAGATCCGCGTGCTCGCCCACCCGCTGCGAGCCCGCATCCCCGGTCTGCTGCGCACGCACGGCCCGGCGACGGCCACCGACCTCGCCCGGCTGCTCGACACGAATTCCGGGGCGACGAGCTACCACCTGCGGCAGCTGGCCGCGGTGGGGCTCGTGCGCGACACGGGGGAGGGCGTGGGGCGCCGCAGAGAGTGGCAAGCCACGAGCGGTTTCCACTCCTGGGCCCCGTCCGACTTCGACGACCGACCGGATGCCGCAGCGGCGGCGAACTGGCTGCAGCGCGCGTATCTGCGCGACTTCGTCGAGCGCGCCGAGCGATGGGAGGAGGATGCCGCGGGATGGTCGCCCGAGTGGCGCGATCACCTCGGCCTCAGCGACACCGTCGTCGAGGTGACTCCGCCGCAGGCCGATGCGATGCTGACCGAGCTGGCCGAGGTGTTCGAGCGCTACCGCGCCGTCGGCGCCGGCGATCCCGACGCCGTGCGTCTGCACGTCACCACGCACGCCGCGCCCCTCGGCCGCGCGGCGCCGCACGCTCCGAGCGACGGGACGGCGCGGACGTGA
- a CDS encoding aldo/keto reductase: MKTIPFGTGTAPAVIAGMMRIPDKTDAEVRELYDTARSSGIDFFDHADIYGGAMHVCEDRFAAALRLSAAEREEIVLQTKCGTVPSQQMFDFSYEHIMNQVEGSLKALRTSYIDVLLLHRPDALVEPDEVARAFDELQAAGKVRAFGVSNHTPRQIDLLRTSVTQPLVANQLQLSITHSPIIAQGLAANMAGEEQSVVRDGGGVVEYCRINGITVQAWSPYQAGFFDGVFLGNPDYAELNAVIDRLAAKYGVTPTAIATAWISRHPAHMQVVLGTTTPQRVADAAAGADIELTRAEWYELFRIGGHIVP; the protein is encoded by the coding sequence ATGAAGACGATCCCGTTCGGAACCGGCACCGCCCCCGCGGTGATCGCCGGCATGATGCGCATTCCCGACAAGACGGATGCCGAGGTGCGCGAGCTCTACGACACCGCCCGCTCATCGGGAATCGACTTCTTCGACCACGCCGACATCTATGGCGGCGCCATGCACGTCTGCGAAGACCGCTTCGCTGCGGCGCTGCGGCTCAGCGCCGCCGAGCGCGAGGAGATCGTGCTGCAGACCAAGTGCGGCACCGTGCCGTCGCAGCAGATGTTCGACTTCTCGTACGAGCACATCATGAACCAGGTCGAAGGGTCGCTGAAGGCGCTGCGAACCTCCTACATCGATGTGCTGCTGCTGCACCGCCCGGACGCCCTGGTGGAACCCGACGAGGTCGCCCGTGCGTTCGACGAGCTGCAGGCCGCAGGGAAGGTGCGCGCGTTCGGTGTCTCGAACCACACGCCGCGCCAGATCGACCTGCTGCGCACCTCGGTCACCCAGCCGCTCGTTGCGAACCAGCTGCAGCTGTCGATCACGCACTCGCCGATCATCGCCCAGGGCCTCGCGGCGAATATGGCGGGGGAGGAGCAGAGCGTCGTGCGCGACGGAGGCGGCGTCGTCGAGTACTGCCGCATCAACGGCATCACCGTGCAGGCCTGGTCGCCGTATCAGGCGGGGTTCTTCGACGGCGTCTTCCTCGGCAATCCCGACTACGCCGAGCTCAACGCAGTGATCGACCGGCTCGCGGCGAAGTACGGTGTCACGCCGACCGCGATCGCCACCGCCTGGATCAGCCGTCACCCTGCGCACATGCAGGTCGTGCTCGGCACGACCACGCCGCAGCGGGTCGCGGATGCCGCCGCCGGGGCCGACATCGAGCTGACCCGCGCCGAATGGTACGAGCTGTTCCGCATCGGCGGACACATCGTCCCCTGA
- a CDS encoding sulfurtransferase: MHPLISAVELRDQLDATHVLDVRWSLGRTDGHEQYRAGHIPGAVFVDVERDLTRHGEPHEGRHPLPDDAALAAAARRWGVRHGVPVVVYDDDRMLPASRAWWALRRAGLDVRVLDGGWRAWLTAGGEAETGDVAPPEGDVELSSPGDAGIIDTRSAATWPDAGVLLDARAAERYRGETEPIDPVAGHIPGAKSLPIATVLTEDGRFRPASEIAAAFDAVGAEQGRAIAAYCGSGITAAQLALAGSLIGREVSVYPGSWSAWSNTPGRPVATGAE, encoded by the coding sequence ATGCATCCGCTCATCTCCGCCGTCGAGCTGCGCGACCAGCTCGACGCCACTCACGTGCTCGACGTCCGCTGGTCGCTCGGGCGCACCGACGGTCACGAGCAGTACCGTGCCGGGCACATCCCCGGAGCCGTGTTCGTGGATGTCGAGCGCGACCTGACGCGACACGGCGAACCGCACGAGGGGCGCCACCCGCTGCCCGACGACGCCGCGCTCGCCGCGGCCGCCCGCCGCTGGGGAGTGCGGCATGGCGTGCCCGTCGTGGTCTACGACGACGACCGGATGCTTCCGGCCTCACGCGCCTGGTGGGCGCTGCGGCGCGCGGGGCTCGACGTGCGGGTGCTCGACGGCGGCTGGCGGGCATGGCTCACTGCCGGCGGCGAGGCGGAGACCGGCGATGTGGCCCCTCCGGAGGGCGATGTCGAGCTGAGCTCGCCCGGCGACGCGGGCATCATCGACACCCGCTCCGCGGCGACCTGGCCCGATGCGGGGGTGCTGCTCGACGCACGCGCCGCCGAGCGCTATCGCGGCGAGACCGAGCCCATCGACCCCGTCGCAGGCCACATCCCCGGGGCGAAGAGCCTGCCCATCGCGACCGTGCTCACCGAGGACGGCAGGTTCCGGCCCGCGTCCGAAATCGCGGCCGCGTTCGACGCCGTCGGCGCCGAGCAGGGCAGGGCGATCGCCGCCTACTGCGGATCGGGTATCACGGCCGCGCAGCTCGCTCTCGCGGGCAGCCTCATCGGCCGCGAGGTGAGCGTGTATCCCGGCTCGTGGAGTGCCTGGTCGAACACCCCGGGCCGCCCGGTCGCCACCGGCGCGGAGTGA
- a CDS encoding O-acetylhomoserine aminocarboxypropyltransferase/cysteine synthase family protein, with the protein MTSPCSATRQGFATAQVQAGYQPTGVISAVPPIHQTAAYEFASLAEAADLFALRRPGTIYGRNANPTQQILEERVALLEGGVSAVAVASGQAAVAVTILALVHRGGHVVAADQLYGGTIDLLQETLDDFGISVTFVDQDDIAAWRDAITPRTRLLFAESVANPIAQVLDIRAVADVAHAAGVPLVIDNTVGTPHLVRPGEHGADFIVHSATKFLSGHGSSLGGVVVDQGSFDFGAEPARWPQFTAPYTRFGDLVLWERFGRGQAFAALVKSKYVHDLGPSLSPFNAWQILQGIETLDLRVSRQSTTARLVAEHLAGHPAVARVHHPSLDDNPWRDAAVRYLPNGAPSVFSFDIVGAEDDGAFERVAAVVDELRVFRLVANIGDARSMVAHPASMTHSHLTAEQRAAAGISLNTVRVSAGLEDPADLIADLDRVLAPLGEDALVGAR; encoded by the coding sequence ATGACTTCCCCGTGTAGCGCGACTCGGCAGGGCTTCGCGACCGCCCAGGTGCAGGCCGGGTACCAGCCCACCGGCGTGATCAGCGCCGTGCCGCCGATCCACCAGACCGCGGCGTACGAGTTCGCATCGCTCGCAGAGGCGGCAGACCTGTTCGCGCTGCGGCGGCCGGGCACCATCTACGGCCGGAACGCGAACCCCACCCAGCAGATCCTCGAAGAGCGCGTCGCACTGCTCGAGGGCGGGGTGAGCGCGGTGGCCGTCGCCTCCGGGCAGGCCGCCGTCGCTGTCACGATCCTCGCACTCGTCCACCGCGGAGGCCACGTCGTCGCCGCCGACCAGCTCTACGGCGGCACCATCGACCTGCTGCAGGAGACGCTCGACGACTTCGGCATCTCGGTCACCTTCGTCGACCAGGACGACATCGCCGCGTGGCGCGACGCCATCACGCCGCGCACACGGCTGCTGTTCGCGGAATCGGTCGCGAACCCCATCGCCCAGGTGCTCGACATCCGTGCGGTCGCCGACGTCGCGCACGCCGCCGGCGTGCCGCTCGTCATCGACAACACCGTCGGCACCCCGCACCTGGTGCGCCCTGGCGAGCACGGCGCGGACTTCATCGTGCACTCGGCCACGAAGTTCCTCTCCGGACACGGCAGCTCGCTGGGCGGCGTGGTGGTCGATCAGGGCAGCTTCGATTTCGGTGCCGAGCCCGCGCGGTGGCCGCAGTTCACCGCGCCCTACACGCGGTTCGGGGATCTCGTGCTGTGGGAGCGGTTCGGGAGGGGGCAGGCCTTCGCCGCACTGGTGAAGTCGAAGTACGTGCACGATCTCGGCCCGTCGCTGTCTCCGTTCAACGCGTGGCAGATCCTGCAGGGAATCGAGACGCTCGATCTGCGGGTGTCGCGCCAGTCGACCACGGCGCGTCTCGTGGCCGAGCATCTGGCCGGGCATCCGGCAGTCGCGCGCGTGCACCATCCTTCGCTCGACGACAACCCCTGGCGCGACGCCGCCGTGCGCTATCTTCCGAACGGCGCCCCCTCGGTGTTCTCGTTCGACATCGTCGGAGCCGAGGACGACGGGGCGTTCGAACGTGTCGCCGCCGTCGTCGACGAGCTTCGGGTGTTCCGGCTCGTCGCCAACATCGGCGATGCCCGCAGCATGGTCGCGCACCCGGCATCGATGACCCACTCGCACCTCACCGCCGAGCAGCGCGCCGCAGCGGGGATCTCGCTGAACACCGTGCGGGTCTCGGCCGGGCTGGAGGACCCCGCCGACCTCATCGCAGACCTCGACCGCGTGCTCGCGCCCCTGGGGGAGGACGCCCTGGTCGGCGCGCGCTGA
- a CDS encoding Gfo/Idh/MocA family protein: MTGLRWGILATGGIATAFASDLRTAGLDVVAVGSRTQESADEFAARFEIPRAHGSYVDLAEDPEVDIIYVATPHPMHHEDARLALQNGKHVLVEKAFTLNRAEAEDLQKLAAEKGLLAMEAMWTRYLPHMVRLREIIAEGTLGEIRSVSVDHTQSLPTAPEHRINALSLGGGALLDLGIYPISFIWDVLGAPTDITARARLGETGADAEVATIMTHAGGAISTSLSSSRTVGPNTAVVLGTDARIEIDRVWYTPTSFRVIAAGGTVIETYESRVDGRGMQYQALAAEGAVAHGDPAGSVLALPVAESVAIMGTLDEIRRQIGVVYPSES; encoded by the coding sequence ATGACCGGACTTCGATGGGGCATCCTCGCGACCGGCGGCATCGCGACCGCCTTCGCATCCGACCTGAGAACCGCAGGACTCGACGTGGTGGCGGTGGGCTCGCGCACGCAGGAGTCAGCCGACGAGTTCGCCGCGCGGTTCGAGATCCCGCGCGCACACGGATCGTACGTCGACCTCGCCGAAGACCCCGAGGTCGACATCATCTACGTCGCCACCCCTCACCCCATGCACCATGAAGACGCCCGGCTCGCGCTGCAGAACGGCAAGCACGTGCTCGTCGAGAAGGCGTTCACTCTCAACCGGGCCGAGGCGGAAGACCTGCAGAAGCTCGCTGCAGAGAAGGGCCTGCTCGCGATGGAGGCGATGTGGACCAGGTACCTGCCGCACATGGTGCGGCTGCGCGAGATCATCGCCGAGGGGACCCTCGGCGAGATCCGCTCGGTGTCGGTCGACCACACGCAGAGCCTGCCCACAGCCCCCGAGCACCGCATCAACGCCCTCTCGCTCGGCGGCGGGGCGCTGCTCGACCTCGGGATCTATCCGATCTCGTTCATCTGGGACGTGCTGGGTGCTCCCACCGACATCACTGCGAGGGCCCGCCTGGGCGAGACGGGCGCGGATGCCGAGGTCGCGACGATCATGACCCACGCGGGCGGCGCGATATCGACCTCGCTCTCCTCCTCGCGGACGGTGGGGCCCAACACGGCCGTCGTGCTGGGAACCGACGCGCGGATCGAGATCGACCGGGTCTGGTACACGCCCACCTCGTTCCGCGTGATTGCGGCCGGCGGAACGGTGATCGAGACGTACGAGTCGCGGGTCGACGGCCGAGGCATGCAGTACCAGGCGCTCGCCGCCGAGGGCGCCGTCGCCCACGGTGATCCGGCCGGCTCCGTGCTCGCCCTCCCCGTCGCCGAGTCGGTGGCCATCATGGGCACTCTCGACGAGATCCGCCGCCAGATCGGCGTCGTCTACCCGAGCGAGAGCTGA
- the pgi gene encoding glucose-6-phosphate isomerase has protein sequence MSAPIDPTSTSAWAELSAIRDSFSPDLRGWFADDATRVERLSLPLADLHVDLSKNLVTDEIVGALVRLAEQTGVAERYAAMLEGQHINTTEDRAVLHTALRRPEGASPELAVDGQDVDADVQQVLSSLSAFADRVRSGDWLGITGKQVTHVVNIGIGGSDLGPVMVYEALKPYADAGIEARFVSNIDPTDIAQKTADLDPETTLFIVASKTFTTLETLTNARLARDWLWSGLQASGVMEDDDASRKNAVAHHFVAVSTALDKVEAFGIDPKNAFGFWDWVGGRYSVDSAIGLSLAVVFGPHVFRELLAGFHAVDEHVRTMPLAQNVPVLMGLLNVWYTNFLDAQTHAVLPYAQQLNRFPAYLQQLTMESNGKSVRWDGTPVTTDTGEVFWGEPGTNGQHAFYQLIHQGTRLIPADFIAFVNPAYPLADDGRDVHGLFLANFLAQTKALAFGKTAAEVEEEGTSGALVAARTFPGNRPTTSIFAPSLTPSVLGQLIALYEHITFTQGVIWGINSFDQWGVELGKQLALQIAPALEGDADALASQDPSTKALLAYYQANRKH, from the coding sequence ATGAGCGCACCGATCGACCCCACCTCCACGTCCGCCTGGGCTGAGCTGTCGGCCATCCGGGATTCGTTCTCGCCCGACCTGCGCGGCTGGTTCGCCGACGATGCGACGCGTGTCGAGCGCCTGTCGCTGCCGCTCGCTGACCTGCACGTCGATCTGTCGAAGAACCTCGTGACCGATGAGATCGTCGGCGCCCTGGTTCGCCTGGCCGAGCAGACCGGCGTCGCCGAGCGCTACGCCGCGATGCTCGAGGGTCAGCACATCAACACCACCGAGGACCGCGCGGTGCTGCACACGGCTCTGCGTCGCCCGGAGGGTGCGTCGCCCGAGCTGGCCGTCGACGGGCAGGACGTCGATGCCGATGTGCAGCAGGTGCTTTCGTCGCTCTCGGCGTTCGCCGACCGGGTGCGCTCGGGCGACTGGCTCGGGATCACCGGCAAGCAGGTGACGCACGTCGTGAACATCGGCATCGGCGGGTCCGACCTGGGCCCGGTGATGGTCTACGAGGCGCTGAAGCCGTATGCGGATGCCGGGATCGAGGCGCGCTTCGTGTCGAACATCGACCCGACCGACATCGCGCAGAAGACCGCGGATCTCGACCCCGAGACGACGCTGTTCATCGTCGCCTCGAAGACGTTCACCACACTCGAGACGCTCACGAACGCGCGCCTCGCGCGCGACTGGCTGTGGTCAGGCCTTCAGGCATCCGGCGTGATGGAAGACGACGACGCGAGCCGCAAGAACGCCGTCGCGCACCACTTCGTGGCCGTCTCGACCGCCCTCGACAAGGTCGAGGCGTTCGGCATCGACCCGAAGAACGCCTTCGGATTCTGGGACTGGGTGGGCGGTCGCTACTCGGTCGACTCTGCCATCGGACTCTCGCTCGCCGTCGTGTTCGGCCCGCACGTGTTCCGTGAGCTGCTCGCGGGCTTCCATGCGGTCGACGAACACGTGCGCACGATGCCGCTCGCGCAGAACGTGCCCGTGCTGATGGGCCTGCTCAACGTCTGGTACACGAACTTCCTCGACGCGCAGACGCATGCGGTGCTGCCGTACGCGCAGCAGCTGAACCGCTTCCCTGCGTATCTGCAGCAGCTGACCATGGAGTCCAACGGCAAGTCCGTGCGATGGGATGGCACGCCGGTCACGACCGACACCGGCGAGGTGTTCTGGGGCGAGCCCGGCACCAATGGCCAGCACGCGTTCTACCAGCTGATCCACCAGGGCACCCGGCTGATTCCCGCCGACTTCATCGCCTTCGTGAACCCGGCCTATCCGCTCGCCGACGACGGACGTGATGTGCACGGGCTGTTCCTCGCGAACTTCCTCGCGCAGACCAAGGCGCTCGCCTTCGGCAAGACGGCGGCGGAGGTCGAGGAGGAGGGCACGTCCGGCGCGCTCGTCGCCGCCCGCACCTTCCCCGGCAACCGCCCGACGACGTCGATCTTCGCGCCGTCGCTGACGCCGTCGGTGCTCGGTCAGCTCATCGCGCTGTACGAGCACATCACCTTCACCCAGGGCGTGATCTGGGGCATCAACTCCTTCGATCAGTGGGGCGTCGAGCTGGGCAAGCAGCTCGCGCTGCAGATCGCCCCTGCGCTGGAGGGCGATGCGGATGCCCTGGCGAGCCAGGACCCGTCGACGAAGGCACTGCTGGCGTACTACCAGGCCAACCGCAAGCACTGA